In a genomic window of Methanogenium sp. S4BF:
- a CDS encoding ATPase, T2SS/T4P/T4SS family, with the protein MAEEDTILAEAADGEQNPVAPEAPEEGRSRQPEEGDGAGEGRGPPETAEEKELPVIPDLSETVNPSESAFPEGPEIPEDEGTSETGVAGALAAATPDADAKPSAAAAAEPQKRKKRTGLLAGLLHRGEKTAAPYDMATHGSLVTAEVMEGHTLVERYWITPGCSEVMILKNNVTHQHEYHLYEPELTEFEYEVVERLHADLRDVLILTDDEVMQDREVVLRSKTIGLLDDYGVTLTLPSYYRVMYYMNRNFLGWARLEPLMIDPNLEDISCDGIGIPVFLYHRTYRNVRTNVTFDEDSLNSLAIRLSQRSGKHVSISNPVLDATLPDGSRLQLTYGSEVTTRGTSFTIRKFREQPFSPIELMMRGTFPAAALAYFWIGIENNKNLLFVGGTASGKTTSLNAVSLFLPQLSKVVSIEDTREITLYHENWIASVTRDAITDSSSSKIDMFDLLKAAMRQRPEYIIVGEVRGNEAQTLFQAMNTGHTTFSTMHANDVDSAIHRLENQPLNVPRNMVQALDIVSIQALTYIGRERVRRATEIVEIAGIDPGTGNLRVNTVFSYDPVKDEFTFSGRSVVYGAIMEQRGWTYDALMREVNRRIAVLNAMKDQQLTDYIVVSRILRAYDIDADAVMASIDDLTQALI; encoded by the coding sequence ATGGCTGAAGAGGATACGATACTGGCAGAAGCTGCAGATGGGGAACAAAATCCCGTGGCGCCGGAGGCTCCGGAAGAGGGGCGTTCCCGGCAGCCGGAGGAGGGTGATGGTGCCGGTGAGGGCCGGGGACCGCCTGAGACAGCGGAGGAAAAGGAGCTGCCCGTAATCCCGGACCTTTCGGAGACGGTGAATCCATCTGAATCCGCATTTCCTGAGGGTCCTGAAATCCCTGAGGATGAGGGCACGTCTGAGACGGGGGTGGCAGGTGCACTGGCGGCAGCCACGCCAGATGCGGATGCGAAACCGTCCGCCGCTGCGGCGGCAGAACCACAGAAGAGAAAGAAGCGGACCGGACTTCTCGCCGGTCTGCTGCACCGGGGGGAGAAGACGGCTGCCCCCTATGATATGGCGACGCACGGGTCACTCGTGACAGCGGAGGTTATGGAGGGCCATACCCTCGTGGAGCGCTACTGGATTACGCCCGGCTGTTCTGAGGTGATGATCCTCAAAAACAACGTGACCCATCAGCATGAATATCATCTCTATGAACCGGAACTGACTGAATTTGAGTATGAAGTCGTAGAACGCCTGCACGCCGATCTGCGTGATGTGCTGATTCTCACCGATGATGAGGTGATGCAGGACCGTGAAGTGGTGCTCCGTTCAAAGACCATCGGTCTGCTGGACGACTATGGTGTCACCCTCACCCTGCCGTCCTATTACCGGGTCATGTACTACATGAACCGCAACTTCCTCGGCTGGGCCCGCCTCGAACCGCTGATGATTGACCCGAACCTTGAGGATATCTCCTGTGACGGCATCGGGATCCCGGTATTCCTCTACCACCGGACCTACCGGAATGTCCGGACGAATGTCACCTTCGATGAAGACTCCCTCAACTCGCTTGCCATCCGCCTCTCCCAGCGGTCGGGAAAGCACGTCTCGATCTCAAATCCGGTCTTAGATGCCACGCTCCCGGACGGGTCACGCCTGCAGCTCACCTACGGCAGTGAGGTAACGACCCGCGGAACGTCGTTTACCATACGTAAATTCCGTGAACAGCCCTTCTCCCCGATTGAACTGATGATGCGGGGCACGTTCCCGGCAGCCGCTCTTGCCTACTTCTGGATCGGCATCGAGAATAACAAAAACCTCCTCTTTGTGGGCGGGACGGCATCCGGAAAGACGACCTCCCTGAATGCGGTCTCCCTCTTTCTCCCGCAGCTCTCAAAGGTCGTCTCCATCGAAGATACCCGTGAGATTACGCTCTACCACGAGAACTGGATTGCATCGGTCACCCGGGATGCGATTACCGACTCATCATCGTCCAAGATCGATATGTTTGACCTGCTGAAGGCGGCGATGCGCCAGCGGCCGGAGTATATCATCGTGGGAGAGGTCCGTGGCAATGAGGCGCAGACGCTCTTCCAGGCGATGAATACCGGGCATACCACCTTCTCGACGATGCATGCGAATGATGTGGACTCCGCCATTCACCGGCTGGAAAATCAGCCCCTGAATGTACCGCGGAATATGGTGCAGGCGCTTGATATCGTGAGTATCCAGGCCCTTACCTACATCGGGCGGGAGCGGGTCCGGAGGGCAACCGAGATCGTCGAAATTGCCGGCATCGACCCGGGCACCGGCAACCTCCGGGTAAACACGGTCTTTTCGTATGACCCGGTGAAGGATGAATTCACCTTCAGCGGCCGTTCGGTGGTCTATGGAGCTATTATGGAACAGCGGGGCTGGACGTATGACGCCCTCATGCGAGAGGTAAACCGCCGCATTGCGGTCCTGAATGCCATGAAAGACCAGCAGTTGACGGACTATATTGTCGTTTCACGCATCCTCAGGGCCTATGATATTGATGCTGACGCGGTGATGGCCTCGATAGATGACCTGACACAGGCTCTGATATGA
- a CDS encoding TldD/PmbA family protein has protein sequence MHNVTDYADLVEAVLAKAAREADEAEVYLSVSDHVSLELRRSQVGEAEKAVGWALGIRTITDGHIGASMTMSPARWEDCLAAALASGRIADPQAWGGLPEPVQFSRETDVFDSSLVPDADTATDLITALCGAAEGGEAEIAGGGVSLGRGSALIANTHGIFYTREATSASASLEVINGTSTGYEFDHVTHLGDLNTERVAEEAVFLADYWAGAGDVDSCTADIILTPTALSQLIGGILMPALSGRNVHAGRSYLADKKGEPCMDPSFVLYDDPYVGNGATRWDADGVATRRLDFIGDGTVQSFAYDLRTAYRYGQTSTGSAVRSGAGGAPEIGVHCLKLDARRDDVRQEKAISAHGLIGAHTANTITGDFSVELSNAAWVEDGEYGAPIRSAMLSGNLFAMLADIAGAGEEKREIGRMTLPEVRFKNLHVIGK, from the coding sequence ATGCATAATGTGACCGACTATGCCGATCTGGTGGAGGCCGTGCTTGCGAAGGCCGCACGTGAGGCAGATGAGGCCGAGGTCTATCTCAGCGTTTCAGACCATGTCTCCCTCGAACTCCGCCGCAGTCAGGTGGGCGAGGCGGAGAAGGCGGTCGGCTGGGCACTGGGCATCCGGACGATCACCGACGGGCATATCGGCGCCTCGATGACGATGTCCCCTGCCCGCTGGGAGGACTGTCTTGCAGCAGCCCTCGCGTCCGGGCGCATCGCCGACCCGCAGGCATGGGGCGGCCTCCCGGAACCGGTGCAGTTCTCCCGCGAGACAGACGTCTTTGATTCGTCCCTGGTGCCGGACGCGGACACGGCCACCGACCTGATCACCGCTCTGTGCGGTGCAGCGGAGGGTGGCGAGGCGGAGATCGCCGGCGGCGGCGTCTCCCTCGGGAGGGGCTCGGCCCTGATTGCAAATACCCATGGTATCTTCTATACTCGTGAAGCGACTTCCGCCTCTGCCTCGCTTGAGGTCATAAACGGGACCTCGACCGGGTATGAGTTTGACCATGTCACCCACCTCGGGGACCTGAACACTGAGCGTGTGGCAGAAGAAGCCGTATTCCTGGCAGACTACTGGGCCGGCGCCGGTGATGTCGATTCCTGTACGGCTGACATCATCCTCACCCCGACGGCCCTCTCACAGCTTATTGGCGGCATCCTCATGCCTGCACTCTCGGGCAGAAATGTCCATGCCGGACGTTCCTATCTGGCGGACAAAAAGGGTGAGCCCTGCATGGACCCCTCCTTTGTGCTGTATGACGACCCGTATGTCGGGAACGGGGCGACCCGCTGGGATGCAGACGGGGTGGCCACCCGCAGGCTTGATTTCATCGGGGACGGCACGGTGCAGTCCTTCGCCTACGACCTCCGGACGGCATACCGCTACGGGCAGACGTCCACCGGCAGTGCGGTCAGGAGCGGTGCGGGCGGAGCCCCGGAAATTGGTGTCCACTGCCTGAAACTCGATGCACGCCGCGACGATGTCCGGCAGGAGAAGGCGATATCTGCCCACGGCCTGATCGGGGCCCACACGGCAAACACCATCACCGGGGACTTCTCGGTTGAACTCTCCAATGCCGCCTGGGTGGAGGACGGAGAGTATGGCGCACCCATCCGATCTGCGATGCTCTCCGGCAACCTCTTTGCGATGCTTGCCGATATCGCCGGTGCCGGGGAAGAGAAGCGGGAGATCGGGAGGATGACCCTGCCTGAAGTAAGGTTCAAGAACCTTCATGTCATTGGTAAATAG
- a CDS encoding ATPase, whose protein sequence is MKTEVLQSIKKTEEESKSMIRAAREQKVKMLADARTEAENLIAKETEGAEEYKAKRISDAQAEAKKKSAVIIADGEKQAASVRADSKKNLEEAVDQLVNHFKVKLNV, encoded by the coding sequence ATGAAGACTGAGGTCTTACAGAGCATCAAAAAGACAGAAGAAGAAAGCAAATCCATGATTCGGGCTGCTCGCGAGCAGAAGGTCAAAATGCTGGCTGATGCGCGCACAGAGGCAGAGAATCTGATTGCCAAAGAGACTGAAGGTGCTGAAGAGTACAAAGCCAAGCGGATTTCTGATGCGCAGGCCGAAGCAAAGAAAAAGAGCGCTGTTATCATCGCAGACGGTGAGAAGCAGGCAGCTTCGGTGCGGGCAGATTCGAAAAAGAACCTTGAAGAAGCGGTTGACCAGCTCGTGAACCATTTCAAGGTGAAGCTCAATGTTTGA
- a CDS encoding pro-sigmaK processing inhibitor BofA family protein: MIETILTLGIAIVIAVALWYFLKNVTKLIINSVVGIVLLLVFNFFNIFGMGDIPITVASILICALGGIPGFVVLLLLNAVGITV, translated from the coding sequence ATGATCGAAACCATCCTCACGCTGGGCATTGCCATTGTGATAGCAGTGGCACTCTGGTATTTCCTGAAGAATGTCACCAAACTGATCATCAATTCAGTGGTGGGTATCGTTCTTCTGCTGGTATTCAATTTCTTCAATATCTTCGGGATGGGGGATATCCCCATCACCGTCGCATCCATTCTGATATGTGCACTGGGCGGGATACCGGGATTTGTCGTCCTGCTGCTGCTCAATGCCGTGGGCATTACGGTATAA
- a CDS encoding KaiC domain-containing protein yields the protein MERIQFGITGLDEMFGGGLIKNSICALIGTYGTGKTTFALQFIYEGLRQGEKVIYFSLEEREDRIYDVMADRRFRIDKYRDESLFVIKLDPNDFNLSINSIKKDLPELITKIGATRIVIDPISLFEGLFDDPSERRREMFNFTEMLRDLDANFLLTSETSTTDTYASKYGLIEYLTDTVVVLRYIRPKDLTEVHTSIEVVKMRRSNHSREIKPYEILQDRVNVYNEASVF from the coding sequence ATGGAACGGATACAGTTTGGCATTACCGGCCTGGACGAGATGTTTGGCGGGGGGCTGATTAAAAACAGCATCTGTGCGTTAATCGGCACATACGGGACCGGGAAGACAACGTTTGCCCTCCAGTTCATCTATGAGGGGCTGCGGCAGGGGGAGAAGGTCATCTACTTTAGTCTGGAGGAGCGTGAGGACCGTATCTACGATGTGATGGCAGACCGGCGGTTTCGGATTGACAAATACCGTGATGAATCGCTCTTTGTGATAAAACTTGACCCGAACGATTTCAATCTCTCCATCAACTCCATCAAAAAGGACCTGCCTGAACTGATCACAAAGATCGGCGCCACCCGGATCGTCATCGACCCCATATCACTCTTTGAAGGGCTCTTCGACGATCCATCCGAGCGGCGCAGAGAGATGTTTAATTTCACCGAAATGCTCCGTGATCTGGATGCCAATTTCCTTCTCACCAGTGAGACCAGCACCACGGACACCTACGCAAGCAAATACGGCCTTATTGAATATCTCACCGACACCGTGGTCGTCCTCCGCTATATCCGCCCGAAGGATCTTACCGAGGTGCACACCTCAATTGAAGTGGTCAAGATGCGGCGGAGCAACCACTCCCGCGAAATCAAACCCTATGAAATTCTGCAGGATCGTGTAAACGTCTACAACGAAGCAAGCGTCTTTTAA
- a CDS encoding type II secretion system F family protein, producing MIIDRYAKWAIGRRPAKYRSVRQDLLSARSGLTIEQYLTYCVLISLTFGAVLGIIGYLIAMMLFFPEVHTSIVNVFGTTIPDVTLIQPTLPEMVQRSLVAVLFFLAAACIIYQLLLRYPGMMKENRAVRINLTLHNAVSYMYAMRRGGAEIFPIFKSLSENADIYGEVAYECRQVVRDTEYFGVDVVTAIRTLSLTTPSDKLKDFLEDFISIIESGGNVGHFLGSRVRVYQDDARFQQKQFLSTLQLVAESYVTLFVAGPLFLIIIMVVVGLMGQTSVVQMAAVIYGLIPIGSLIFIIFVDMISLHVDEVRRVTRRVELREFRDVRVVQQEGEEGLFSILYRNDRWRTFREFVRHPLAWFMVDLNRTFIVTVPLMLCYLTLVYLVVPQYQDFELYLNVVDDHLIIALLIVLVPYAVLYELWRRKVRGIEESIPEFLSRLSGINRVGLTPARAIAVLEKTNLGLISYEIHRIKRDLDWGGLFSDALVRFEHRVQTAAIARNVTLITKASEMTGDIAEILSIAANDARMSETLKRERLADMIIYIIVIYLAFGVFLFVVVVLDWNFLSILRDMGTGGSLENVPASMMSIAQGDTLIVISRLLFHACLISAFFSGLIAGQMGEGSVKAGVKHTVIMLIISLVIFNLAF from the coding sequence ATGATAATAGACAGGTATGCAAAATGGGCCATCGGGCGGCGCCCGGCAAAGTATCGGTCTGTCCGCCAGGACCTCCTCTCCGCACGGAGCGGGCTGACAATAGAGCAGTATCTCACGTACTGCGTGCTTATTTCCCTCACCTTTGGGGCCGTTCTCGGCATCATCGGCTATCTGATTGCGATGATGCTCTTCTTCCCTGAAGTCCACACCAGTATCGTCAATGTATTCGGGACGACGATACCTGATGTCACCCTCATCCAGCCCACCCTGCCGGAGATGGTGCAGCGCAGCCTCGTGGCCGTGCTCTTTTTCCTCGCGGCCGCGTGTATCATCTACCAGCTTCTGCTCCGCTACCCGGGGATGATGAAGGAGAACCGGGCTGTCCGGATTAATCTGACGCTGCACAATGCGGTCAGCTATATGTATGCGATGCGCCGGGGCGGGGCGGAAATCTTCCCGATATTCAAATCCCTCTCTGAGAATGCTGATATCTATGGGGAAGTGGCGTATGAGTGCCGGCAGGTGGTGCGGGACACCGAGTACTTCGGGGTTGATGTGGTCACCGCAATCCGTACGCTCTCTCTTACGACCCCCTCGGATAAACTGAAGGACTTTCTCGAGGACTTTATCTCTATTATCGAGTCCGGCGGAAATGTGGGGCATTTCCTCGGGTCCCGTGTACGCGTGTACCAGGATGATGCCCGGTTCCAGCAGAAGCAGTTTCTCTCTACGCTTCAGCTCGTGGCAGAGTCCTATGTGACCCTCTTTGTGGCGGGTCCGCTCTTTCTCATCATCATCATGGTGGTGGTAGGGCTGATGGGGCAGACCTCTGTCGTCCAGATGGCTGCGGTTATTTACGGGCTGATTCCCATCGGGTCTCTGATCTTCATCATCTTTGTGGATATGATCTCCCTGCACGTCGATGAAGTGCGGCGGGTGACCCGGCGGGTCGAACTCCGTGAATTCCGGGACGTGCGTGTGGTACAGCAGGAGGGCGAGGAGGGTCTCTTCTCCATCCTCTACCGCAATGACCGGTGGAGGACATTCCGGGAATTTGTCCGCCATCCCCTCGCCTGGTTTATGGTCGATTTGAACCGGACATTTATTGTCACGGTTCCCCTGATGCTCTGCTATCTCACCCTCGTGTACCTGGTGGTGCCGCAGTATCAGGACTTTGAACTCTACCTGAATGTGGTCGACGATCACCTGATCATCGCCCTTCTTATTGTGCTGGTGCCCTATGCCGTTCTCTATGAACTATGGAGGCGAAAGGTCCGCGGCATTGAAGAGAGCATTCCGGAATTTCTTTCCCGTCTCTCCGGCATCAACCGGGTGGGGCTGACACCGGCACGGGCCATTGCGGTGCTGGAAAAGACCAATCTGGGACTGATATCCTATGAAATCCACCGGATTAAACGGGATCTTGACTGGGGTGGCCTTTTCTCCGATGCCCTCGTCCGGTTTGAACACCGGGTGCAGACGGCGGCTATCGCCCGGAATGTGACACTCATTACCAAGGCAAGTGAGATGACGGGGGATATTGCAGAGATTCTCTCGATTGCCGCAAACGACGCGAGGATGTCTGAGACGCTGAAGCGGGAGCGCCTTGCTGACATGATCATCTACATCATCGTCATCTACCTCGCCTTTGGAGTTTTTCTCTTCGTTGTCGTCGTCCTTGACTGGAATTTCCTCTCCATTCTGCGGGACATGGGGACAGGCGGGAGTCTGGAGAATGTCCCCGCATCCATGATGTCTATCGCTCAGGGTGACACCCTGATTGTCATCTCACGTCTGCTCTTCCACGCCTGTCTGATCAGTGCCTTCTTCTCCGGTCTGATTGCAGGGCAGATGGGTGAGGGTTCGGTGAAGGCAGGGGTGAAGCATACGGTGATCATGCTCATCATCTCACTCGTCATATTTAATCTGGCGTTCTGA
- a CDS encoding V-type ATP synthase subunit I encodes MFEPQTMSKLLIAASKDQLEAVVRELYRHNLFHIEDFVESDAQGLEGCKIGMPLPGASESSSDLVRIRSIENTYGVSAKTVDADGKKVPTAQVRQRIERELQTIEEEASALSEEKVMLETKIRDYETRIAELKPFTVFPANLADLKGFENFVVFAGLAPASVSLGVPNEMFSAAYDKSNLLIAVVPRDAAEEAEKELFDAGFQPIPVPDEDGTAGERTVWYTHEITRLEKELEAAFGRITAQKEKNAAFLVACDELLTAEVERAEAPLRFATTEETFVAEGWVPADMVAALTSDLQSATGGKIFISEVGFDPVEDAVPVEYHNPDFSKPTEMLMDIYSRPQYKEFDPTIMVSIVFPIFFGFILGDVGYGIILLALGYYLRKFLKDDAGKKLLDVFRNASISSIIFGLIYSEFLGFALPWSPIGINRHLNIGSHASGHGPDAVLMLVLTAWIGILHITLGRMLHMYNAANMIHPGKHRSKVIFGQLGWILVMWGILLMLWSLFEMPLMPVLAGYPAVFAGINGFGIAGAVLLVVGIIGIGQDSVLELMELPTVISHVLSYTRLAAVGLSSVAIAMVTNYIAIELIIDPQLANPSVVGVIIILIGIVIFLIGHILNTALGIMGGGLHSIRLHYVEFFTKFYKGGGKKYEPFGKLRKFTED; translated from the coding sequence ATGTTTGAACCACAGACCATGAGCAAGCTGCTTATTGCAGCATCAAAGGACCAGCTTGAAGCCGTCGTACGTGAGTTGTACCGCCACAATCTCTTCCATATCGAAGATTTTGTAGAATCAGATGCACAGGGACTTGAGGGATGTAAGATAGGCATGCCTCTGCCCGGAGCGAGTGAATCTTCATCAGATCTCGTCCGTATCCGGTCAATCGAGAACACCTATGGTGTCTCAGCAAAGACCGTGGATGCAGACGGGAAGAAGGTGCCGACAGCCCAGGTCAGGCAGCGCATTGAGCGTGAGCTGCAGACCATTGAAGAGGAAGCGTCCGCACTCTCTGAGGAGAAGGTTATGCTCGAAACCAAAATTCGTGACTACGAGACACGGATTGCAGAACTGAAACCCTTTACCGTGTTTCCGGCAAATCTTGCCGACCTGAAGGGTTTTGAGAATTTTGTAGTCTTTGCAGGGCTTGCTCCTGCATCCGTGAGCCTCGGCGTTCCGAATGAGATGTTCTCCGCTGCATATGATAAGAGCAATCTGCTGATTGCCGTCGTTCCCCGTGACGCGGCAGAAGAGGCCGAAAAGGAACTCTTCGACGCAGGGTTCCAGCCGATTCCGGTTCCGGATGAGGATGGGACTGCAGGGGAGCGGACCGTATGGTATACTCATGAGATTACCCGCCTTGAAAAGGAACTTGAGGCGGCTTTCGGGCGTATAACCGCTCAGAAAGAGAAAAACGCAGCGTTTCTGGTGGCATGCGACGAGCTGCTCACGGCAGAAGTGGAGCGTGCGGAAGCACCGCTTCGGTTCGCCACCACAGAAGAGACGTTTGTAGCAGAAGGGTGGGTCCCTGCCGACATGGTAGCGGCGCTCACGTCAGATCTGCAGTCGGCAACCGGCGGCAAAATCTTCATCTCAGAGGTCGGATTTGACCCTGTTGAGGATGCAGTCCCGGTCGAGTATCATAACCCTGATTTCTCGAAGCCGACCGAAATGCTGATGGACATCTATTCGCGTCCGCAGTACAAAGAATTTGATCCGACCATTATGGTCTCTATCGTCTTCCCGATATTCTTTGGTTTCATCCTTGGTGATGTCGGATACGGTATTATTCTCCTGGCTCTCGGGTATTATCTCAGGAAATTCCTGAAGGATGATGCCGGAAAGAAGCTTCTTGATGTGTTTAGAAACGCAAGTATTTCGAGTATCATCTTTGGTCTGATATACAGTGAGTTCCTTGGGTTTGCCCTTCCGTGGTCGCCTATCGGAATTAATCGTCACCTGAATATCGGCAGTCATGCAAGCGGCCATGGGCCCGATGCAGTTTTGATGCTCGTTCTTACCGCCTGGATCGGTATTCTTCACATCACGTTAGGCAGAATGCTCCATATGTACAATGCAGCAAATATGATTCACCCCGGCAAACACCGGAGTAAAGTTATCTTCGGCCAGCTTGGCTGGATTCTTGTCATGTGGGGAATACTTCTGATGCTGTGGTCTCTGTTTGAGATGCCGCTGATGCCGGTGCTCGCCGGATACCCTGCAGTCTTTGCAGGAATCAACGGGTTTGGTATCGCCGGCGCTGTTCTTCTCGTTGTGGGAATTATCGGTATCGGACAGGATTCAGTGCTTGAACTTATGGAACTTCCGACGGTTATCAGCCACGTGCTGTCCTACACCCGTCTTGCAGCAGTTGGTCTGTCGTCTGTTGCGATTGCAATGGTTACAAACTACATCGCAATCGAGCTTATCATCGACCCGCAGCTGGCAAATCCGAGTGTCGTCGGAGTCATTATCATCTTGATTGGAATTGTGATATTCCTTATTGGCCACATTCTCAATACCGCACTGGGTATTATGGGTGGCGGTTTACACTCAATTCGTTTACACTATGTTGAATTCTTCACCAAGTTCTACAAGGGTGGAGGAAAAAAATACGAACCATTTGGCAAATTACGCAAATTTACGGAGGATTAA
- a CDS encoding TldD/PmbA family protein, producing the protein MATEEPRYYDLRHLVGTSTHIDIENGTIEAAGQSFADTAIVRALGAAGWGMVIIDNFSEVGDSGLKRAVADALALSQATGERVELADVQTGVLPVPAIKEDPREVSLEEKTELLASIESATRLPGIVNTRARYIESEGTVRFMDSSGNEYHYESLRSGYSILAVAGRGGEMQMARESEHAITGLNMRHKEQKGREAAERALLLLDAAPARGGTMHAILDPELAGVFAHEAIGHASEGDLVKEGVSVLKGMTGQQIASPVVTVVDDPTLPEFGFMPVDAEGCAVKRTEIIRDGVLKNYLHSRETLAAVGSGEAGHARAEGSSSPIVRMSNTFIENGDATMDELLEGCKTGILLKGSRGGQVDPGRGVFQFNAEYGYLIEDGEQRGMVRDVSLSGDILSTMHNIALCGTDRKMTPGYCGKGGQSVPVTDGSPHLLLKRAVVGGRHA; encoded by the coding sequence ATGGCAACAGAAGAACCACGATATTACGATCTCCGCCATCTGGTCGGGACATCCACCCATATCGATATTGAAAACGGGACCATTGAGGCCGCAGGACAGTCGTTTGCCGATACAGCGATTGTCCGTGCACTCGGTGCCGCCGGCTGGGGGATGGTCATCATCGACAACTTCTCCGAGGTCGGGGACAGCGGCCTGAAACGGGCGGTGGCAGATGCCCTCGCCCTCTCGCAGGCGACCGGGGAGCGGGTGGAGCTTGCTGATGTACAGACCGGTGTGCTGCCGGTTCCCGCCATCAAAGAGGACCCGCGTGAGGTGTCGCTGGAAGAGAAGACCGAACTGCTGGCATCCATTGAATCCGCCACCCGTCTGCCGGGCATCGTGAACACCCGTGCCCGCTATATCGAGTCTGAAGGGACGGTGCGGTTCATGGACTCCTCCGGCAATGAATACCACTATGAGTCGCTCCGTTCCGGCTACTCCATCCTTGCGGTGGCCGGAAGGGGCGGTGAGATGCAGATGGCACGGGAGAGCGAGCATGCGATCACCGGGCTGAATATGCGCCACAAAGAACAGAAGGGCAGGGAAGCGGCAGAACGTGCCCTCCTGCTTCTGGACGCTGCACCGGCACGGGGCGGCACGATGCATGCGATCCTTGATCCGGAACTCGCCGGTGTCTTTGCCCATGAGGCCATCGGCCATGCCAGTGAGGGTGATCTCGTCAAGGAAGGCGTCTCCGTCCTCAAAGGCATGACCGGGCAGCAGATCGCAAGTCCGGTGGTAACAGTCGTCGATGACCCCACCCTGCCCGAATTCGGGTTTATGCCGGTGGATGCAGAAGGATGTGCCGTGAAGCGGACCGAGATCATCCGGGACGGGGTGCTGAAAAATTACCTGCACAGCCGCGAGACGCTCGCTGCCGTGGGCAGCGGTGAGGCCGGGCATGCCCGTGCCGAGGGGAGTTCATCCCCCATCGTCCGGATGTCAAATACCTTCATTGAGAACGGGGATGCTACGATGGACGAACTGCTGGAAGGCTGCAAAACAGGCATTCTCCTGAAAGGCTCCCGCGGCGGGCAGGTGGACCCGGGCCGGGGCGTCTTCCAGTTCAATGCCGAATACGGATACCTGATCGAAGACGGTGAACAGCGGGGCATGGTGCGGGATGTTTCCCTCTCGGGAGACATTCTCTCGACGATGCACAATATCGCCCTCTGCGGGACGGACCGGAAGATGACGCCGGGGTACTGCGGCAAGGGCGGGCAGAGTGTGCCGGTCACCGACGGGTCGCCCCATCTTTTGCTGAAGAGGGCTGTGGTAGGTGGTCGCCATGCATAA
- a CDS encoding RAD55 family ATPase: protein MQDSRMKHMPTGIPSFDPVLNGGVPLGSVILLSGGAGGGNVEFAYSSVLSHARAKKGGQQTGSENLCFPEEIVYFTFTKLASSIRREIELSFRADSETFDGTVRFIDLSKIYFDASVVPREWYSKTDIVETLRTRRYDPESLISELTKQLGTIAAGSLIVFDSLTDIATQAFNETEWHQFISFLRGLQRVSKHWKTTYYLLISDAIFEPRRMAEIKDCCDASISFEWEETGGRRRQRVMFIEKFRIVMPALEEQDFVKFAVRITGDGGFEVSNIRMVV from the coding sequence ATGCAGGATTCTCGCATGAAGCACATGCCAACAGGCATACCTTCCTTCGACCCGGTCCTCAACGGGGGTGTTCCACTCGGTTCGGTGATCCTTCTTTCCGGAGGGGCCGGCGGCGGCAATGTGGAGTTTGCCTACAGTTCAGTCCTCTCCCATGCCCGGGCAAAAAAAGGAGGTCAGCAGACCGGATCTGAAAATCTTTGCTTCCCGGAGGAAATAGTCTACTTCACCTTCACCAAACTGGCGTCCTCCATCCGCCGCGAGATTGAACTCTCCTTCCGGGCCGACAGCGAGACCTTTGACGGGACCGTCCGGTTCATCGACCTCTCCAAGATCTACTTTGACGCCTCGGTCGTCCCGCGGGAGTGGTACAGCAAGACCGACATTGTAGAGACCCTGCGGACCCGGCGCTATGACCCTGAGAGCCTTATCAGTGAACTCACCAAGCAGCTGGGAACGATTGCCGCAGGCAGCCTGATTGTCTTCGATTCCCTTACCGACATCGCGACGCAGGCCTTTAATGAGACAGAATGGCATCAGTTCATCAGTTTCCTGCGGGGACTCCAGCGGGTCTCAAAGCACTGGAAGACGACATATTATCTGCTCATCTCAGACGCCATATTTGAACCGCGACGGATGGCGGAGATCAAAGACTGCTGTGACGCATCGATATCCTTTGAGTGGGAGGAGACCGGCGGCAGACGTCGTCAGCGGGTCATGTTTATAGAGAAGTTCCGCATAGTAATGCCTGCCCTTGAAGAGCAGGACTTCGTGAAGTTTGCCGTCAGAATCACCGGAGACGGAGGGTTTGAAGTCAGCAATATCAGGATGGTGGTATAG